The Dethiosulfovibrio peptidovorans DSM 11002 nucleotide sequence CGATAGGCTTTTCGGTTCCGGTCATGAGCTTACTCCCATCAAGGATCTACGTCAGCCCGGACAGTTCGCCTGCAAGGAAACGGTTACCTTGGCCACAGCAGGAGGGGTTTTGGAATCGGTGCGTGTCCTTGGCCCCTACCGTAAGGCTACTCAGGTGGAGATCTCCGCGTCCGACGCCAGGCGGCTCAGGATCAAGGCTCCCTTGGTAAAAAGCGGATCCGACCTTCCCTGTGATCCCGTCACGCTAATTGGACCCGCCGGTTCCATGACGGTAGAAGTCGGGGTGGGCATAGCCTGGAGACATCTGCATCTCACTCCTCCCAGGGCGGCGGAACTATCCCTGAAGGATGGGCAGGAAGTGTCTGTGGAGGTGCCGGGAGACAGAGGGATCGTTTTCAACCGCGTCTGGGTGAGGGTCAGCGATTCTATGGAGGTAGAGTTTCACGTGGACGTGGACGAAGCTAATTCCTGCGGCCTTTCCACCGGCGATATGGTCAGGGTACTCGGATCATGACCTCTTGGCTTACCCCCGAACTCTCTCTTTGCGGACAGGTCTTTCGAGAAGGGACGGCAGAAGGAGAAACCCCCGGGAATATCTGTCTCGGCTTCGATCTGGGAACCACCAATATGGTACTGGTGGCCTTGGACGAGGAGGGCTTTCCGATAGGAGCGGTTATGGAGCCCTCTAAAGCCTCCGTCAGAGACGGAGTCGTGGTCGATTATCTCGAGGCGATCAGAGGAATGAAGGTCTGTCTCGACCGGCTTTCGAGGGGGATCCCCATCGACGAATCCATTGCGGTGGGAGCCGCCGCTTACCCTCCTGGGATATCCTCTAAAACCGCCAAGGTCTGTGCCAACGTGGTGGAAGCTTTGGGATTCGAGTGTGGAGGGCTGTACGAGGAGCCCTCCGCCGCGGCAGAGGCGTTGGGCATGGCCGACGGTGTGATCGTCGACATAGGCGGAGGATCTACAGGCATGTCCGTCGTGAGGGATGAAAAAGTGATATTCTCCTCCGACGAACCTACTGGGGGTACCCATATGACACTTGTTCTGGCTGGAGCCTTGGGCGTCGATTTCGACAGGGCAGAGGAGGAAAAGAGAAAAAACAGGAATAGATATGCCCCTCTTTTGAAACCCGTACTCGAGAAGATGGCGACCATAGTCAGGGACGAACTGGAGGGATGTCCCGAGTCGGATGGACTTCCGGTAGTCCTGGTAGGGGGGGGAGCCGACATCGTCGGAGTGGAGGGCGTGATGGAATCGATAATAGGCCGTCCCGTATCCATGGCCCCCGAAAGTCTTTTGGTTACGCCGCTGGGGATCGCCCGTTCTCTCTGGAGGGACCGTTATGGATCTAAATAAAACGGTTGACATGGTACTGAAGAAGCTGTCGATTCCCAGAATAGGGGTCCTGTGGCATTCCAGATCCCGCTGGGAGGGCGATCGTGGCTTTGTGGACTGGGTCCATTATGTCGATGGAGGCCCGGGCCCTGCCGATCCCTGGTACGACCTGAATTCAATGGACAGACCGGAAAACGAGGGGTATTCCCTCGACGGCCTAATGGTCCTATCAGCTCCACCCTCTCTTTTGAGGGAGTTGGTGACCTTTCCCGAGACCTCCGGTGGGAGACTCATAGCCGGATGTCTGGGAAGAAATCTGCCGGT carries:
- the pduL gene encoding phosphate propanoyltransferase translates to MAISRELVDKIVSEILQSLPESRVEHDPALVVAGVSNRHVHLSRKDGDRLFGSGHELTPIKDLRQPGQFACKETVTLATAGGVLESVRVLGPYRKATQVEISASDARRLRIKAPLVKSGSDLPCDPVTLIGPAGSMTVEVGVGIAWRHLHLTPPRAAELSLKDGQEVSVEVPGDRGIVFNRVWVRVSDSMEVEFHVDVDEANSCGLSTGDMVRVLGS
- the eutJ gene encoding ethanolamine utilization protein EutJ — encoded protein: MTSWLTPELSLCGQVFREGTAEGETPGNICLGFDLGTTNMVLVALDEEGFPIGAVMEPSKASVRDGVVVDYLEAIRGMKVCLDRLSRGIPIDESIAVGAAAYPPGISSKTAKVCANVVEALGFECGGLYEEPSAAAEALGMADGVIVDIGGGSTGMSVVRDEKVIFSSDEPTGGTHMTLVLAGALGVDFDRAEEEKRKNRNRYAPLLKPVLEKMATIVRDELEGCPESDGLPVVLVGGGADIVGVEGVMESIIGRPVSMAPESLLVTPLGIARSLWRDRYGSK